In Pseudomonadota bacterium, the genomic stretch GAGAAAACGGATGGCTTCCTGTATGTCTTTCCAAGAGATATTTACGGAGCAGGATATAACGCCAATAATTACACCTTTGAAATCGGCGTGCTGGGGAGAGCTTTCCAGGAGTTAAACAGTGATACTTTCTCTTACATCATTATTGAAGGGCTTCATTTTTATGGTTATACCGCGATATCACTCGTGGAGAATGATCAGGTACAATCAGCCGGTGCTATCAGTTTCTCTAAATGGGAAAAAACCGAGGATTCAATTCGTTCTCATATTGAAGTCAGAAACTGTATGTTCGAAAAATGTTACAGACCAATCGTTCTGGTGCAAATAGATGATATCAAAGTGACTGATTGTCAATTTATCGAGTGCTTTGATCAGGGGATTGCCTTGTATGCCGTGGAAAGTCAGGATTTATCCGATGCAAGAAATCACAATGCAACTATTTCAGGGTGTTCATTTACCAGGATGTATGATCATTACCCCACGATTGCAGGAGGCGGAAATGCGCGCTCGGCTGCAATAAAAATCATGGGCACAGTAAATGCTGTGGTGGAAAACTGCGAAATAGACTTTGCTGAAAACATGAATGGAATCTGGTTCGATGTAGCTTCAACGGATGGTGTCATATCTGACAATATTGTCTCACAGGCAGGGAAAGCCGGCATTTTCATTGAAAACAGATCTGACAATGCCCAGGTCACCGGCAACATAGTCAGAGACTGCAGAATGGGTATTAAAGTTGGAACTGTTAATGAAATACAGGGGGAAACTAATGCTCCAAAAAATACAGTAATATACTCAAATTATATCGTTAATTGCCTCGATAGTATCTACCTT encodes the following:
- a CDS encoding right-handed parallel beta-helix repeat-containing protein, encoding MSVFKSKTLLLLVSIWLLSCGFANGGEYYVSKAGNDQTGDGRITNPWHSIAMGVSRLAAGDTLNIRQGTYQEADVRIRTSGSEGNPIIIKNFENEKVVLSGTKQIDNGWEQYNNNGQIVWRLNVWQDDISKWQKDAGSNLGVNSRGTKFWPRIVIQNAKGYVQGQFLKSDPESDLPVPPHQEEFLSDVDVPGEWYFEKTDGFLYVFPRDIYGAGYNANNYTFEIGVLGRAFQELNSDTFSYIIIEGLHFYGYTAISLVENDQVQSAGAISFSKWEKTEDSIRSHIEVRNCMFEKCYRPIVLVQIDDIKVTDCQFIECFDQGIALYAVESQDLSDARNHNATISGCSFTRMYDHYPTIAGGGNARSAAIKIMGTVNAVVENCEIDFAENMNGIWFDVASTDGVISDNIVSQAGKAGIFIENRSDNAQVTGNIVRDCRMGIKVGTVNEIQGETNAPKNTVIYSNYIVNCLDSIYLLAAIKPSVIYNSMVDSTRMNIYLSDSVYLWNNADDILLDSNIIGLLTPAMTKMESR